The Bacillus sp. Y1 genome has a window encoding:
- a CDS encoding SGNH/GDSL hydrolase family protein produces MIIEPSQKLLFIGDSVTDCERVKPEGEGLFQALGKGYVSYVDALLQAVYPELGIRVVNKGINGNTVRDLKIRWQEDVINQKPDWVSIMIGINDVWRQFDTPFIKEWHVYLDEYEDTLRKLVKETKPLVKGMVLMTPFYIERNELDQMRQSMDQYGLVVKKIAEEEGCLFIDTQAAFNAVLKELYSATLAWDRVHPTASGHMVLARAFLKKVGFDWNRS; encoded by the coding sequence ATGATCATTGAGCCGTCTCAAAAACTATTATTTATTGGGGATTCTGTTACAGACTGTGAACGAGTAAAACCAGAAGGAGAAGGGTTGTTTCAGGCTTTAGGTAAGGGGTATGTCTCTTATGTTGATGCCCTATTGCAAGCGGTTTATCCGGAACTTGGGATTAGAGTTGTCAATAAGGGGATTAACGGGAATACCGTACGCGATCTGAAAATCAGATGGCAAGAGGACGTTATTAACCAAAAGCCAGATTGGGTTTCTATTATGATCGGAATAAATGATGTTTGGCGACAATTTGACACTCCTTTTATTAAGGAATGGCATGTATACCTAGATGAATACGAGGATACCCTTAGGAAGCTTGTAAAGGAGACCAAACCTTTAGTAAAGGGGATGGTTCTTATGACTCCATTTTATATAGAAAGAAACGAACTAGACCAGATGCGGCAGTCCATGGATCAGTACGGGCTAGTGGTAAAGAAAATAGCAGAAGAGGAAGGGTGTTTATTTATAGATACCCAAGCTGCTTTTAATGCTGTATTAAAGGAACTATATTCAGCAACATTGGCTTGGGACCGTGTCCACCCTACAGCTTCAGGGCATATGGTTCTTGCCCGTGCATTCCTAAAGAAAGTTGGCTTTGATTGGAACCGTTCGTAA
- the xylB gene encoding xylulokinase, which yields MKYVIGVDLGTSAVKILLVNQNGEVCKEISKSYPLIHEKSGYSEQNPEEWVEKTTTGLKELVEQFKGDIKDIEGISFSGQMHGLVLLDENKQVLRNAILWNDTRTTKQCEEIYEVVGKQRLLDITKNPALEGFTLPKILWVKEQEPEVFQKANVFMLPKDYLRYRMTGNIHMEYSDAAGTLLLNVAKHEWSTEILDAFNLSLQLCPPLVESHAFVGTVLAEFAKETGLSEGIKVFAGGADNACGAIGSGILSEGKTLCSIGTSGVILSYEARNDLDFEGKVHYFNHSEENAYYTMGVTLAAGYSLSWFKETFARDEGFEEFLEGINEVPAGSNGLLFTPYLVGERTPHADSNIRGSFIGVDAAHERKHFSRAVLEGITFSLNESLEIFRQNGKTINSIISIGGGAKNETWLQMQADIFNAKIEKLTSEQGPGMGAAILAAYGCGWYSSLKECAEVFIQTSKTYEPIEENVQAYNKLFGIYQQVYKQTKELNEQLSEFRK from the coding sequence TTGAAATACGTAATTGGTGTTGACCTTGGCACGAGTGCAGTAAAAATATTGCTAGTTAATCAAAATGGCGAAGTGTGTAAGGAAATTTCAAAATCATACCCGCTTATTCATGAAAAGTCAGGTTACTCAGAACAAAACCCGGAAGAATGGGTGGAAAAGACAACAACTGGTCTAAAAGAATTGGTTGAACAATTTAAAGGAGATATAAAAGATATTGAAGGGATTAGCTTTTCTGGACAAATGCATGGTCTTGTCTTGTTGGATGAAAACAAACAAGTGTTGAGAAATGCGATTCTATGGAACGATACGAGAACAACGAAGCAATGTGAGGAAATTTACGAAGTAGTGGGGAAACAGAGGTTATTAGACATCACTAAAAACCCAGCGCTTGAGGGTTTTACCTTACCGAAAATTCTTTGGGTAAAAGAGCAGGAGCCTGAGGTGTTTCAAAAAGCCAACGTCTTCATGCTTCCTAAGGATTATCTTCGTTACCGAATGACAGGGAATATTCATATGGAGTACTCAGATGCAGCGGGGACTTTATTACTAAACGTAGCAAAGCATGAATGGAGTACGGAAATTTTAGATGCCTTTAATCTTTCCCTTCAGTTATGTCCGCCTTTAGTAGAATCGCATGCGTTTGTTGGGACCGTATTGGCTGAGTTTGCAAAGGAAACGGGGTTATCAGAAGGGATAAAGGTGTTTGCAGGTGGAGCGGACAATGCGTGCGGTGCTATTGGCTCTGGGATTCTATCTGAAGGGAAAACTTTATGTAGTATCGGAACCTCTGGGGTTATACTTTCCTATGAAGCAAGAAATGACTTGGATTTTGAAGGAAAGGTTCATTATTTCAACCATAGTGAAGAAAATGCTTACTATACGATGGGCGTTACCCTTGCAGCTGGTTATAGTTTAAGCTGGTTTAAAGAAACGTTTGCCAGAGATGAAGGTTTTGAAGAATTTTTGGAAGGGATTAATGAAGTACCTGCCGGGAGTAACGGCTTACTATTTACTCCGTATTTAGTTGGGGAAAGAACACCACATGCAGATTCAAACATTCGAGGTAGCTTTATTGGTGTAGACGCTGCCCACGAACGGAAGCATTTTTCACGTGCAGTCCTTGAAGGTATTACTTTCTCATTAAATGAGTCTCTAGAGATCTTTAGACAAAACGGGAAAACAATTAATTCTATCATTTCCATTGGTGGAGGAGCTAAAAATGAAACATGGCTGCAGATGCAGGCAGATATCTTCAATGCAAAAATAGAGAAGCTTACAAGCGAACAAGGACCAGGTATGGGGGCAGCAATTTTAGCTGCATACGGGTGTGGATGGTATTCATCACTTAAGGAATGTGCGGAAGTATTTATTCAAACGTCAAAAACATACGAGCCAATCGAAGAGAATGTTCAAGCTTATAATAAATTATTCGGTATTTATCAGCAGGTATATAAGCAAACAAAGGAATTGAACGAACAATTAAGCGAATTTAGAAAGTAA
- a CDS encoding aldose epimerase family protein: MVVTQTIFGEVDQKTIYSFTMENDQGMKVTAINYGCIITSILVPDKKGTFEEVVIGHDTLDDYIQDSYFLGAVVGRVGGRIKGGSFILDGNTYTIPKNNQENHLHGGFKGFNKVVWDAERLANGVRFSYFSPDGEEGYPGNLHILVTYTLDNQNQLNIHYEAHSDKKTLLTVTNHSYFNLSGNLKRDIQQHALKIKSDRFLELNDEFIPTGKFLEVSNTPFDFRERRVIETGITSDYHQNILVGNGYDHPFILNTNHDTEIELKDPISGRILTMETDEVGVVLYSGNSIKAEGQFRDTPARKYLGICLETQGLPDAIHHPQFPTVVLDKDQKYSSKTNYTFGIER, translated from the coding sequence TTGGTAGTCACTCAAACAATCTTTGGGGAAGTTGATCAAAAGACCATATATTCTTTTACTATGGAAAATGATCAAGGAATGAAAGTTACTGCCATTAATTATGGCTGCATTATTACCAGTATCCTAGTACCTGATAAAAAAGGTACTTTTGAAGAAGTTGTAATTGGACATGATACACTAGACGATTACATCCAGGATTCATACTTCCTTGGTGCGGTGGTAGGACGAGTAGGTGGGAGGATTAAAGGTGGTTCGTTCATACTGGACGGGAATACATACACTATCCCAAAAAATAACCAAGAGAATCATTTGCATGGTGGGTTCAAGGGTTTTAACAAAGTCGTTTGGGACGCGGAAAGGTTGGCGAATGGAGTACGTTTTTCTTATTTCAGTCCGGATGGTGAAGAAGGATATCCAGGAAATTTACACATACTAGTAACGTATACCTTAGATAATCAAAATCAATTGAACATCCACTATGAAGCTCATTCAGATAAGAAAACGTTGCTTACGGTAACCAACCATTCTTATTTTAATTTGAGTGGGAACCTGAAGAGGGATATCCAACAGCATGCCTTAAAAATAAAAAGTGATCGGTTTTTAGAACTGAACGATGAGTTTATCCCGACAGGAAAATTTTTAGAAGTTAGTAATACCCCTTTTGATTTTAGAGAGAGAAGGGTAATTGAAACCGGAATCACCTCAGATTATCACCAAAACATATTAGTAGGAAATGGCTATGATCATCCCTTTATATTAAACACAAACCATGATACAGAGATTGAGCTAAAGGACCCTATAAGTGGTAGGATTTTAACCATGGAAACAGATGAAGTTGGAGTGGTTTTGTACTCAGGTAATTCTATAAAGGCTGAAGGCCAATTCCGGGATACTCCTGCTAGAAAATATTTAGGCATTTGCTTGGAGACACAGGGGTTACCTGATGCAATACACCATCCCCAATTTCCAACTGTCGTATTGGATAAAGATCAAAAGTACTCATCTAAAACCAACTATACGTTTGGGATTGAACGTTAA
- a CDS encoding polysaccharide deacetylase family protein produces MKKVMGLLLAFSLLLISTKGYVSVVSAEKNTNIKIPVLLYHVVKPNPDPTNPYQFSLEEFEKHMAYLKENGYRTLTMKQYFNILDGKAAMPEKPILLTFDDNSNDFYPYVYPVLNKYGMKATQFTVSDWVNGSWNMTSNEILTVLENGVDIQNHTVTHPFLANLSKEEQYVEIQNATEALKDLTGRTTFAFAYPYGNYNSDTISLLRDLGIKGAFKVGGGLSTDQSNRYELPRIMILQNHTVDDFVRMIETGY; encoded by the coding sequence ATGAAAAAGGTAATGGGTCTACTTCTAGCTTTTTCTTTATTACTCATTTCAACTAAGGGGTACGTGTCAGTGGTTTCAGCGGAGAAAAATACAAATATTAAAATTCCAGTTTTACTATATCATGTAGTCAAACCAAATCCAGATCCGACCAATCCCTATCAATTCAGTCTGGAAGAATTCGAAAAGCATATGGCTTATCTCAAAGAAAATGGCTATCGGACATTAACGATGAAACAATACTTTAACATCCTGGATGGGAAAGCAGCGATGCCTGAAAAGCCTATCTTACTGACATTTGATGATAACTCAAATGACTTTTATCCTTATGTGTATCCAGTCTTGAATAAATATGGAATGAAAGCGACGCAATTTACCGTATCTGATTGGGTGAATGGAAGCTGGAATATGACATCAAATGAAATTTTAACGGTATTGGAAAATGGCGTAGATATTCAAAATCATACGGTAACCCATCCTTTTTTAGCTAACCTAAGTAAAGAGGAACAGTACGTAGAGATCCAAAATGCTACTGAAGCACTAAAGGACTTAACGGGAAGAACGACTTTTGCGTTTGCCTATCCATATGGGAACTATAATTCAGATACGATTTCTCTACTAAGAGACCTTGGAATTAAGGGAGCATTCAAAGTTGGTGGAGGTCTAAGTACGGACCAAAGTAATCGATATGAACTTCCTCGAATCATGATCCTTCAGAACCATACAGTAGATGATTTTGTTAGAATGATAGAAACAGGTTACTAA